A window of Rubricoccus marinus contains these coding sequences:
- a CDS encoding TPM domain-containing protein encodes MRTLALVLVLASGLLASGAHSQPGVPPLTGRVVDLGEVLSPATEQALDARLRALEDSTTEQVAVLTVPSLNGENLEQWATEVFRTWGLGQADQDNGVLLLIARDDRKIRIEVGYGLEALLTDARAGQIIRDEMTPRFRAGDFDGGTLGAVEAIIGSLDGTYVPPEASGGSSGQTPIVVWAVLVLCMLAAPVLLSFRKLLDPPPTRYATGVMTAIYLAVFGGSIGEGILGANSWSAGALSALGFLAVYLGLDRALSGSPAWQEKRAHRAKKIAAFRTARKRGQTSVVVDGRSYSVPTVSSSSSSGGGFSGGGGSSGGGGASGGW; translated from the coding sequence ATGAGGACTCTCGCGCTCGTCCTCGTTCTCGCCAGCGGCCTGCTGGCCTCTGGCGCGCACAGCCAGCCCGGCGTTCCGCCGCTGACCGGTCGGGTGGTGGACCTCGGCGAAGTGCTCTCGCCGGCGACGGAGCAGGCGCTCGACGCGCGTCTCCGCGCGCTGGAGGACTCCACGACGGAGCAGGTCGCCGTCTTGACCGTGCCGTCTCTCAACGGTGAGAACCTGGAACAGTGGGCGACGGAGGTCTTCCGCACCTGGGGTCTGGGCCAGGCCGATCAAGACAACGGCGTACTTCTTCTCATTGCGCGAGACGACCGCAAAATCCGGATCGAGGTCGGCTACGGGCTCGAAGCGCTCCTGACCGACGCCCGCGCGGGACAGATCATCCGCGACGAGATGACGCCTCGCTTCCGCGCCGGCGACTTCGATGGGGGCACGCTCGGCGCCGTCGAAGCCATCATCGGCTCGCTTGATGGGACTTATGTGCCGCCAGAGGCCTCTGGCGGATCCAGCGGGCAGACGCCGATCGTGGTGTGGGCCGTCCTAGTGCTATGCATGTTGGCCGCGCCGGTGCTCCTCTCGTTCCGGAAGCTGTTGGATCCCCCGCCCACCCGGTACGCAACGGGCGTCATGACGGCGATCTACCTCGCCGTATTCGGCGGATCCATCGGTGAGGGGATCCTAGGCGCAAACTCTTGGAGTGCCGGTGCGCTGAGCGCTCTCGGCTTTCTCGCGGTGTACCTGGGCCTGGACCGAGCACTCTCGGGCTCCCCGGCGTGGCAGGAAAAGCGCGCCCATCGCGCAAAAAAGATCGCGGCGTTCCGGACGGCCCGGAAAAGGGGACAGACGAGCGTCGTGGTAGACGGGCGGAGCTACTCCGTCCCGACGGTTAGCAGTTCGTCCTCTAGTGGCGGCGGTTTTAGCGGCGGCGGTGGGTCCT
- a CDS encoding TPM domain-containing protein — translation MADSLFTADEHQRIADAVAEAERQTAGEIVPYVVARSGQYDVATWKAASGGALLAALFALAFAYFYDGWGLGWLYTGWAMVLVMTLGGTLGALLALIEPVRRWLAGSDRMAQQVHRRASMAFLDEEVFDTRDRTGILLFVSLMEHRIEVLGDTGINAKVEPEDWVEVVALMRDGIRSGDLAGGMVRGIGKCGELLHRRGVEIREDDTDELHDGVRVREE, via the coding sequence ATGGCCGACTCCCTTTTCACCGCCGACGAACACCAGCGCATCGCCGACGCGGTCGCGGAGGCCGAGCGTCAAACCGCGGGCGAGATCGTGCCGTACGTCGTCGCGCGCTCCGGCCAGTACGACGTGGCAACGTGGAAGGCGGCCTCTGGCGGGGCGCTGCTCGCCGCCCTGTTCGCGCTCGCGTTCGCGTATTTCTACGACGGGTGGGGCCTGGGCTGGCTGTACACGGGATGGGCGATGGTGCTCGTGATGACGCTCGGCGGCACGCTCGGCGCGCTGCTGGCGCTGATCGAACCGGTCCGCCGCTGGCTCGCTGGGTCTGACCGGATGGCGCAGCAGGTGCATCGCCGCGCCTCGATGGCGTTTCTAGACGAGGAAGTGTTCGACACCCGAGACCGGACCGGCATCCTGCTGTTCGTCTCGCTCATGGAGCACCGCATCGAAGTGCTGGGCGATACCGGCATCAACGCCAAGGTGGAGCCCGAGGACTGGGTCGAGGTCGTGGCGTTGATGCGCGACGGCATCCGGAGCGGGGATCTCGCGGGCGGGATGGTCAGAGGCATCGGCAAGTGCGGCGAACTACTCCACCGCCGCGGCGTCGAGATCCGCGAGGACGACACCGACGAGCTGCACGATGGCGTCCGCGTGCGCGAGGAATGA
- a CDS encoding molybdate ABC transporter permease subunit, whose amino-acid sequence MSAADWAAVALSLRVAVAATALALIPGVALGWALARQRLRAAWLWEYAAMLPLVLPPVVTGYALLLVLPRSVAFTWGAGVLASAIVGFPLLVQTARVAFEGINPELEDAARADGARGSQVFGRVTLPLALPGVAAGAALHFARALGEFGATVVVAGNIPMQTQTLPLALFARLNSVGGERPALMLAGVSLVLSAACLGAYMVLVRRLRRT is encoded by the coding sequence GTGAGCGCCGCCGACTGGGCCGCGGTCGCGCTCTCGCTACGCGTCGCCGTGGCCGCTACGGCGCTCGCGCTGATTCCCGGCGTCGCGCTGGGGTGGGCGCTCGCGCGCCAGAGGCTCCGCGCGGCGTGGCTGTGGGAGTATGCCGCGATGCTGCCGCTCGTGTTGCCCCCGGTGGTGACGGGCTACGCGTTGCTTCTCGTGCTCCCGCGCAGCGTCGCGTTCACGTGGGGGGCGGGGGTGCTCGCCTCCGCCATCGTGGGCTTCCCGCTTCTTGTCCAAACAGCGCGCGTCGCGTTCGAGGGCATCAACCCGGAACTCGAGGACGCCGCCCGCGCCGATGGCGCCAGAGGCTCGCAGGTGTTCGGACGCGTCACGTTGCCTCTGGCGCTGCCGGGGGTGGCGGCAGGCGCGGCGCTGCACTTCGCGCGGGCGCTGGGGGAGTTCGGCGCGACGGTCGTCGTGGCGGGCAACATCCCGATGCAGACGCAGACGCTGCCGCTGGCGCTGTTCGCGCGGCTCAACAGCGTCGGTGGCGAGAGGCCGGCTCTTATGCTTGCGGGCGTGTCGCTGGTTCTGTCGGCCGCGTGCCTGGGCGCGTACATGGTCCTCGTTCGGCGGCTTCGGCGTACGTAA
- the modA gene encoding molybdate ABC transporter substrate-binding protein, giving the protein MPFRAFSSVRPLALASLAFGLWVGCAREDALTVFASASAADAAQDLAEAFEGKTRISPGATSALARQIDAGAPASVALLVGDEWVDWLGSRQRLSGEPIEVSRGALAVVVPARDSAWASLRPLARVERLALADPAHVPAGRFAQAALERAGLWRGVSSRVIPFADVRAALGAVASGRADAAVVYQTDARLSNRVRTAALFPDSLVAPIVYRCAVVAGSGREAEGEAFCAHARASGETWRRRGFRAVQKTPADL; this is encoded by the coding sequence GTGCCATTCCGGGCGTTCAGTAGCGTGCGGCCTCTGGCGCTGGCGTCACTCGCATTCGGCTTGTGGGTGGGGTGCGCGCGAGAGGACGCGCTGACGGTTTTCGCGTCGGCGTCGGCGGCGGACGCGGCGCAGGACCTCGCGGAGGCGTTCGAGGGTAAAACGCGGATAAGCCCTGGTGCCACCTCCGCGCTCGCGCGCCAGATCGACGCCGGGGCACCTGCCTCGGTGGCGCTGCTCGTCGGTGACGAGTGGGTGGACTGGCTGGGTTCGCGTCAGAGGCTGAGTGGAGAGCCCATCGAGGTCTCGCGAGGCGCCCTCGCCGTCGTTGTCCCGGCGCGGGATTCCGCTTGGGCGAGCCTGCGGCCTCTGGCGCGGGTTGAGCGCCTCGCCCTGGCCGACCCCGCGCACGTTCCAGCGGGACGCTTCGCCCAGGCGGCTCTGGAGCGCGCCGGCCTCTGGCGCGGCGTGTCCTCGCGCGTGATCCCCTTTGCCGACGTGCGCGCGGCGCTCGGCGCCGTCGCCAGCGGCCGGGCCGACGCGGCGGTGGTCTACCAGACCGACGCCCGTCTGTCAAACCGTGTGCGGACAGCGGCGCTGTTTCCAGATTCGCTCGTCGCACCCATCGTCTACCGGTGCGCCGTCGTTGCGGGCTCGGGGCGCGAAGCAGAGGGCGAGGCCTTCTGCGCCCACGCTCGGGCCTCTGGCGAGACGTGGCGCCGCCGCGGGTTTCGCGCAGTCCAGAAGACTCCGGCAGACCTGTGA
- a CDS encoding zinc ribbon domain-containing protein has protein sequence MPSPTSCRSCGAALAPGADRCALCGTPAGATDPLAPEAIVSEATADVHASGVPAADASRLVCPTCGHANSPEALFCNQCATPLAEAVPAQVPSPPPASQEAASGERPPSDVGKRAVTFVGAAIAAVIGLYALTAFFGDRGATLEPEPNTEAVPAGVAGAAEATMNPLPEGPVPPLPGATMQQQAAALEAQGTASGYYEAARYYLTAAFQSQQEAPDSSRLWASRAVALLEQSLEAEDNPNVRVALAEALVFEGVNPMRPIQEAQAVLATNAGHPGANLFIGQRRLMIGRTDQAREAFETVIANTQPGEDARVSAESALELIEGGAIPGVQ, from the coding sequence ATGCCCTCCCCGACTTCCTGCCGTTCTTGCGGTGCCGCCCTCGCCCCAGGCGCCGATCGCTGCGCGCTCTGCGGCACCCCCGCCGGTGCGACCGACCCGCTCGCGCCAGAGGCCATCGTATCAGAGGCAACCGCCGACGTGCATGCCTCTGGCGTCCCTGCGGCCGACGCCTCGCGCCTCGTGTGCCCGACGTGCGGCCACGCCAACTCGCCCGAGGCCTTGTTCTGCAACCAGTGCGCGACGCCTCTCGCGGAGGCCGTGCCTGCCCAGGTGCCCAGTCCGCCCCCGGCGTCGCAAGAGGCCGCCTCTGGCGAGCGCCCGCCGTCAGACGTTGGTAAGCGGGCGGTGACCTTTGTCGGCGCCGCGATCGCTGCCGTTATCGGGTTGTACGCGCTGACGGCGTTTTTCGGAGACCGAGGGGCTACGCTGGAACCCGAGCCCAATACGGAGGCGGTCCCCGCTGGCGTTGCCGGCGCGGCTGAGGCGACGATGAACCCGCTGCCTGAGGGCCCGGTCCCGCCGCTTCCCGGCGCGACGATGCAGCAGCAGGCCGCCGCGCTGGAGGCGCAGGGCACCGCGTCGGGCTACTACGAGGCGGCGCGTTACTACCTCACGGCCGCGTTCCAGTCCCAGCAAGAGGCGCCGGACTCCAGCCGCCTCTGGGCCAGCCGCGCGGTGGCGTTGCTGGAGCAGAGCCTGGAGGCTGAGGACAACCCCAACGTGCGCGTGGCGCTCGCGGAAGCGCTCGTGTTCGAGGGCGTCAACCCGATGCGGCCCATCCAAGAAGCGCAGGCGGTCCTCGCTACAAACGCCGGGCATCCCGGCGCTAACCTCTTTATCGGTCAACGGCGGCTGATGATTGGCCGGACGGATCAGGCGCGAGAGGCGTTCGAGACCGTGATCGCGAACACGCAGCCGGGGGAAGACGCGCGCGTAAGCGCCGAGTCCGCGCTTGAACTCATCGAGGGCGGTGCCATTCCGGGCGTTCAGTAG
- a CDS encoding HU family DNA-binding protein: MTKAQIVDRIAEATGLTKLETEAVVDGFMHTVIQAVVDGEGVELRGFGSFKSQHRAARTARNPRTNEPVPVAARSLPVFKPAAEFKRLVEEANA; encoded by the coding sequence ATGACCAAGGCCCAGATTGTGGACCGGATCGCCGAGGCGACCGGGTTGACCAAGCTCGAAACCGAGGCGGTCGTCGACGGCTTCATGCACACCGTGATCCAAGCGGTCGTGGACGGCGAAGGCGTTGAGCTCCGGGGGTTTGGATCGTTCAAATCGCAGCACCGCGCGGCGCGGACCGCACGCAACCCACGCACCAACGAGCCGGTGCCTGTGGCCGCTCGATCGCTCCCGGTTTTCAAGCCCGCCGCCGAGTTCAAACGCCTCGTCGAAGAGGCCAACGCGTAG
- a CDS encoding glycogen/starch synthase yields the protein MRVLYVAGEVAPFSETTETAGLLRVLPDTLQEEKGIEPRIMMPRYGVVSERRNRLHEVIRLSGTKVPVGDDTDTLQVKVASIPGIRLQVYFMDSVAYYKRKGLYKDRRTEEIFEDNPGRALYFARAALLTAQKLGWGPDVVHASGWIAAFTPHVLKTEFGDDPLFANTGSVYTPDVVEGFEASLSAEEASSLGLPDEWGGKSLREIGLSTADRVAYASGDAPGDGPAGPVLDGEPSDVAMATYALYLEVAPEPEEA from the coding sequence ATGCGCGTCTTATATGTCGCGGGCGAAGTCGCCCCGTTCTCCGAGACCACCGAAACCGCTGGTCTCCTTCGTGTTCTCCCCGACACGCTCCAGGAAGAGAAAGGCATCGAGCCTCGGATCATGATGCCCCGCTACGGGGTCGTCTCCGAGCGCCGGAACCGTCTCCACGAGGTGATCCGCCTGTCCGGCACCAAGGTCCCCGTTGGAGACGACACCGACACCCTCCAGGTCAAGGTCGCGTCCATCCCGGGCATCCGGCTCCAGGTCTACTTCATGGACTCCGTCGCGTACTACAAGCGCAAAGGGCTCTACAAGGACCGGCGCACCGAGGAGATCTTCGAGGACAACCCCGGGCGCGCGCTCTACTTCGCGCGGGCAGCACTCCTGACCGCTCAGAAGCTCGGCTGGGGCCCGGACGTGGTCCACGCCAGCGGCTGGATCGCGGCGTTTACGCCCCACGTCCTCAAAACGGAGTTCGGCGACGACCCGCTCTTCGCCAACACCGGCTCGGTCTACACCCCCGACGTGGTCGAAGGCTTCGAGGCGTCGCTCTCTGCAGAGGAGGCCAGCTCGCTCGGCCTTCCGGACGAGTGGGGCGGCAAGAGCCTCCGCGAGATCGGCCTGAGCACCGCTGACCGCGTGGCCTACGCCTCTGGCGACGCGCCCGGCGACGGCCCGGCCGGACCCGTTCTGGACGGCGAGCCCAGCGACGTCGCCATGGCGACCTACGCGCTGTACTTGGAAGTCGCACCCGAGCCCGAGGAGGCGTAA
- the tsaB gene encoding tRNA (adenosine(37)-N6)-threonylcarbamoyltransferase complex dimerization subunit type 1 TsaB: MLVLGIETATDVCSVGLVDGERDLASFSLLRPRQHGTRLAGLIQSALATSAVAPEALDGISVSAGPGSYTGLRIGLSIAKGLCLASGADLLAVSTLEALVHASGGAATSGDTRVAVLPSRRGEVYAGAYSWGEDGWRAVLAPEAITLSDVAAWAEPLASPTLVGGASDAASGALREEGIEHRTLDATPSGLVVARLGHQKLQAGETEDVAAYEPAYLKPFVSGDPAARARG; this comes from the coding sequence GTGCTCGTCCTCGGTATTGAGACCGCGACCGACGTGTGCTCGGTCGGACTTGTCGACGGCGAGCGCGACCTCGCCTCGTTCTCGCTGTTGCGCCCGCGCCAGCACGGCACGCGCCTCGCGGGCCTGATCCAATCGGCCCTCGCAACCTCTGCCGTCGCGCCAGAGGCGCTAGACGGCATCTCGGTCTCCGCAGGGCCCGGCTCCTACACCGGGCTGCGGATCGGCCTGAGCATCGCCAAAGGGTTGTGCCTCGCCAGCGGCGCAGACCTTCTCGCGGTCTCGACGCTCGAAGCGCTGGTGCACGCCTCTGGCGGAGCTGCCACCTCCGGCGACACACGGGTCGCGGTCCTTCCCTCCAGGCGTGGCGAGGTGTACGCTGGTGCCTACAGCTGGGGCGAGGACGGCTGGCGCGCGGTCCTGGCGCCAGAGGCCATCACGCTCTCGGACGTCGCGGCGTGGGCCGAGCCGCTGGCCTCCCCGACGCTCGTCGGCGGAGCGTCGGACGCCGCCTCTGGCGCGCTACGCGAGGAGGGGATCGAGCACCGTACGCTGGACGCGACGCCGTCGGGCCTTGTCGTCGCGCGCTTGGGGCATCAGAAGCTCCAAGCCGGCGAGACGGAGGACGTGGCGGCCTACGAGCCCGCCTACCTCAAGCCGTTCGTCTCTGGCGATCCCGCCGCTCGCGCCAGAGGCTGA
- the accD gene encoding acetyl-CoA carboxylase, carboxyltransferase subunit beta produces MAWFKRQSAGIKTEARERNEAPEGYWQKCPECGTITSQRDLEQNARVCPSCQHHYTMPGLEYLRLLFDDGQFTRHDANLHSGDPLSFEDRKPYPQRTIAAERKTGLNDAAVSGTGLVGGHPASIAAMDFSFIGGSMGSVVGEILTRAIRRATEEQRACVIISQSGGARMMEGALSLMQMAKTSANLAVLGEHGLPYISILTNPTTGGVTASFAMLGDVQIAEPGALIGFAGPRVIRETIGRDLPRGFQRAEFLLDKGFVDLIRPRGEMRATLVNLFGLLMEGDAPREGEPLADTALANGQA; encoded by the coding sequence ATGGCCTGGTTCAAGCGACAGTCCGCCGGCATCAAGACCGAAGCGCGTGAGCGCAACGAAGCCCCCGAAGGCTACTGGCAGAAGTGCCCCGAGTGTGGCACCATCACGAGCCAGCGCGATCTGGAGCAGAACGCCCGCGTGTGCCCCTCGTGCCAGCATCACTACACGATGCCGGGCTTGGAATACCTCCGCCTCCTCTTTGACGACGGGCAGTTCACGCGGCACGACGCCAACCTCCACTCGGGCGACCCGCTGAGCTTCGAAGACCGGAAGCCGTACCCGCAGCGCACCATCGCGGCCGAGCGCAAAACCGGCTTGAATGACGCCGCCGTATCGGGCACGGGCCTTGTTGGCGGTCACCCGGCATCCATCGCGGCGATGGACTTCAGCTTTATTGGCGGCTCGATGGGCTCGGTCGTGGGCGAGATCCTGACGCGCGCCATCCGCCGCGCCACCGAGGAGCAGCGGGCGTGCGTCATCATCAGCCAGTCCGGGGGTGCGCGCATGATGGAGGGCGCGCTTTCGCTGATGCAGATGGCGAAGACCAGCGCCAACCTCGCCGTCTTGGGCGAGCACGGCTTGCCGTACATCTCCATCCTCACCAACCCGACGACCGGCGGCGTCACGGCTTCGTTCGCGATGCTGGGCGACGTGCAGATCGCCGAGCCCGGCGCCTTGATCGGTTTTGCTGGACCACGCGTGATCCGCGAGACCATCGGGCGGGACCTCCCGCGCGGTTTCCAGCGCGCCGAATTCCTCCTCGACAAGGGCTTCGTCGACCTCATACGCCCCCGCGGCGAGATGCGCGCCACGCTCGTCAACCTGTTCGGCCTCCTCATGGAAGGCGACGCGCCGCGCGAGGGCGAGCCTCTGGCGGACACCGCGCTCGCGAACGGGCAGGCGTAA
- the rplU gene encoding 50S ribosomal protein L21, which yields MYAIVEIAGKQFRVEEDAKLYVPRLKGDVDSEVTFDRVLLTSGDAGVTVGAPTVDGASVTAKILAHVKGDKIIVFKKKRRKGYKVKNGHRQPYTQIQIGSLSTN from the coding sequence ATGTACGCGATCGTTGAAATCGCCGGCAAGCAGTTCCGCGTCGAAGAGGACGCCAAGCTCTACGTTCCTCGCCTCAAGGGCGACGTAGACAGCGAGGTCACCTTCGACCGCGTTCTCCTCACCTCTGGCGACGCTGGTGTTACCGTAGGCGCCCCCACCGTGGATGGCGCGTCGGTGACCGCGAAGATCCTGGCCCACGTCAAGGGCGACAAGATCATCGTCTTCAAGAAGAAGCGCCGCAAGGGCTACAAGGTCAAGAACGGCCACCGTCAGCCTTACACGCAGATCCAGATCGGCTCCCTCTCCACCAACTAG
- the rpmA gene encoding 50S ribosomal protein L27: MAHKKGVGSSKNGRDSNPKMLGVKSAGGSVVHAGSILVRQRGTKFHPGVNVGRGNDDTLFAKSTGRVRFQTGRGGRKTVHIDAVETNLAEMA; encoded by the coding sequence ATGGCTCACAAGAAAGGCGTCGGCTCGTCGAAGAACGGCCGCGACTCCAACCCGAAAATGCTGGGCGTGAAGTCCGCAGGCGGCTCCGTCGTCCACGCCGGCTCCATCCTCGTCCGCCAGCGCGGCACCAAGTTCCACCCCGGCGTCAACGTCGGCCGTGGCAACGATGACACGCTGTTCGCGAAGTCCACCGGACGCGTCCGCTTCCAGACCGGACGCGGTGGCCGCAAGACGGTGCACATCGACGCCGTCGAGACGAACCTGGCTGAGATGGCCTAG
- a CDS encoding aminotransferase class V-fold PLP-dependent enzyme, translating to MRREANAPEASGGTKRWPCDLTRYTPPLSPVLDLSDAFVLPTGPDGGRVAELRAFTHGLMPQTTPAIMQAFCEDWAERGVDAWNGVPDRWDIGHQTSWWTLPEDLGDRWISPLLSAAPGTCVLQPNVHWTVAALLSCDEPFDGRTGVVLSEAEFPSVRHNVRQWAGLREINMHEVAASGADVDVEAMLDAITDDTAWVFVSHVGFASGAKLPDAAIRALADRAHARGALLCVDGYHATGSVDVDVNALGADVYVGGLLKEASGSSGNSYLYVRPGLDLRPRLSGWFADADPFGFNAAPEPHPRVRRRFLAGTTAVASMYHAVEGLRVLLGPGLDAVRQDSLDKTGYAIERIDALLAPEAAGASGVHLRSPREAERRGAMIVLAMPDADKMCAWLKTRGVYTDSRRGEVLRFAPFVWNTQEDIDRCVDAIAEALETGAHLRYEAPTEAGPVT from the coding sequence ATGCGTAGAGAGGCAAACGCGCCAGAGGCCTCTGGCGGAACAAAGCGCTGGCCGTGCGACCTTACCCGGTACACACCGCCGCTTTCTCCTGTGCTCGACCTTTCCGACGCCTTCGTCCTTCCCACCGGCCCAGATGGCGGCCGCGTGGCCGAACTCCGCGCGTTCACGCACGGCTTGATGCCTCAGACCACGCCCGCCATCATGCAGGCGTTCTGCGAGGACTGGGCCGAGCGCGGCGTCGACGCTTGGAACGGCGTCCCGGACCGCTGGGACATCGGGCACCAAACGAGTTGGTGGACCCTACCGGAAGACCTCGGCGACCGGTGGATCTCGCCCCTCCTCAGCGCCGCTCCGGGCACGTGCGTTTTGCAACCCAACGTGCACTGGACTGTTGCCGCCCTGCTCTCGTGCGACGAGCCGTTCGACGGGCGCACGGGGGTCGTGCTGAGCGAGGCCGAGTTCCCCAGCGTGCGCCACAACGTTCGCCAGTGGGCGGGACTGCGCGAGATCAACATGCACGAGGTGGCGGCCTCTGGCGCAGACGTGGACGTGGAGGCCATGCTGGATGCAATAACGGATGACACCGCGTGGGTCTTCGTCTCCCACGTCGGCTTCGCCTCTGGCGCCAAGCTCCCCGACGCGGCCATCCGCGCGCTCGCCGACCGCGCCCACGCCAGAGGCGCGCTTCTCTGCGTCGACGGCTACCACGCAACGGGCTCGGTGGACGTGGACGTGAATGCGCTCGGCGCCGACGTGTACGTGGGCGGGCTCCTCAAGGAAGCGAGCGGCTCCTCGGGCAACTCCTATCTCTACGTGCGCCCTGGCCTGGACCTCCGCCCCCGTCTCTCTGGCTGGTTTGCAGACGCCGACCCGTTCGGCTTCAACGCCGCGCCCGAGCCGCACCCCCGCGTGCGCCGCCGCTTTCTCGCAGGGACAACAGCTGTCGCGTCCATGTACCACGCCGTCGAAGGCCTCCGCGTGCTCCTCGGTCCCGGCCTAGACGCCGTCCGGCAGGACTCCCTCGACAAAACCGGCTACGCCATCGAGCGGATCGATGCGCTTCTCGCGCCAGAGGCTGCCGGGGCCTCTGGCGTTCACCTCCGGTCCCCGCGAGAGGCCGAGCGGCGGGGCGCCATGATCGTTCTCGCGATGCCGGACGCGGATAAGATGTGCGCGTGGTTGAAGACACGCGGCGTGTACACCGACAGCCGCCGCGGGGAAGTCCTGCGCTTCGCGCCGTTCGTCTGGAA